One genomic segment of Synechocystis sp. LKSZ1 includes these proteins:
- a CDS encoding isoaspartyl peptidase/L-asparaginase, producing the protein MQPKLIIHGGASSLDDKGGLALVRQSLHQIVMEVYQALNQDLTAVEAVRLGCELLENEPRFNAGTGSVLQSDGQVRMSASLMDGQRQNFSGVINVSRVKNPIHLAHFLQQETDRILSDYGALELARELQIPCYDPLTDFRIQEWLEERKDNFQKKMARLIAEPADTEARKGTIGVVALDREGRIAAGTSTGGKGLERIGRVSDSAMPAGNYATAQAGVSCTGVGEDIINECLAAKIVIRVGDGLSLQQAMTKSITEAQAHSTDLAAIALDQQGNLAWGKTCPVLLAAYHTGQSLGDTLELADDQAWGHVSA; encoded by the coding sequence ATGCAACCCAAACTGATTATCCACGGTGGCGCTAGTTCCCTCGACGACAAAGGGGGCCTAGCCCTGGTTCGACAATCCCTCCATCAGATTGTTATGGAAGTGTATCAGGCCCTGAATCAGGATCTGACCGCCGTGGAAGCTGTGCGCCTCGGTTGCGAGTTACTGGAAAATGAGCCTCGCTTTAATGCCGGAACGGGTTCTGTGTTGCAATCCGATGGTCAAGTGCGCATGAGTGCTTCGTTGATGGATGGCCAACGGCAGAACTTTAGTGGTGTAATCAATGTCTCTCGGGTCAAGAACCCCATTCACCTAGCCCACTTTCTTCAGCAGGAAACCGACCGGATTTTGTCGGACTACGGGGCCTTGGAATTGGCCCGCGAATTACAAATTCCCTGCTACGATCCTCTAACAGATTTTCGCATCCAGGAATGGCTAGAGGAACGCAAGGATAATTTTCAGAAAAAAATGGCCCGGTTGATTGCAGAACCTGCCGATACGGAGGCTCGCAAGGGAACGATTGGTGTAGTCGCCTTGGATCGAGAAGGACGGATTGCGGCGGGAACCTCTACCGGCGGCAAAGGGTTAGAACGGATTGGTCGGGTGAGTGATTCGGCGATGCCAGCCGGTAATTATGCCACTGCCCAAGCTGGGGTGAGTTGCACCGGCGTTGGCGAAGATATTATCAACGAGTGTTTAGCGGCCAAGATTGTGATTCGGGTCGGGGATGGTTTGTCCCTCCAGCAGGCCATGACCAAATCTATTACAGAAGCCCAGGCCCATAGTACTGATCTAGCCGCCATTGCCCTAGACCAGCAGGGCAACTTGGCCTGGGGGAAAACCTGCCCTGTGCTCTTAGCGGCCTATCATACCGGCCAGTCCCTCGGCGATACCCTAGAATTGGCGGATGATCAGGCCTGGGGGCATGTCAGTGCCTAA
- a CDS encoding GspE/PulE family protein, whose amino-acid sequence MAYSSSKKTRAVALRNYFSPFGNKLVAGGHIEPEQLRQALVQVKKSGRSLPEEIQAITGRALSPDLLRQYKKNQLFELKVLYGVDSLDPELAPVATREMAELIQDLIPLDTCRRYKVLPMARQDTDPPSILVVMVNPDDLAAQDELQRILRFKGLELRRLVITQEDFEQLLEQYYGIQQELEQVREKQAKDKELDKLADITDIVGSLDMNLGEVRDEDADSLDSKDANQAPVINLVNKVMAKALQEGASDIHIEPQEETLRIRFRKDGVLHQAFDPLPRKVTPAVVARFKIMADLDIAERRAPQDGKIRRIYQGRKVDFRVNTIPSRYGEKVCLRILDNTATQLGLDKLITNEETLNTVRELASRPYGLILVTGPTGSGKSTSLYSVLAERNSPEVNINTAEDPIEYSLPGITQVQVIREKGMDFANILRAFMRQDPDVILVGETRDKETAKTAIEAALTGHLVLTTLHTNDAAGAIARLDEMGVEPFMVSGALLGVLAQRLMRRVCTECRIPYNPGREELSRFGFSISGDESITFYQANSLSPDEIHEARKTGTLCPKCNGSGYKGRVGVYEVMRNSERIASLINEGATTDRIKDCAVEEGMVTLLAYSLNLVQEGYTTLEEVERVTFTDTGLESELRAKRKSALTCRTCQAELQQEWLDCPYCMTPRFT is encoded by the coding sequence ATGGCTTATTCATCTTCTAAAAAGACTCGTGCAGTTGCACTGCGTAACTACTTTTCTCCCTTTGGCAATAAGCTGGTGGCAGGGGGACATATTGAACCCGAACAGCTACGCCAGGCCCTGGTGCAAGTCAAGAAGTCAGGGCGGTCTTTACCCGAAGAGATTCAAGCCATTACCGGTCGGGCCCTGTCGCCGGATCTCCTCCGCCAGTACAAGAAAAACCAACTGTTTGAGCTAAAAGTTCTCTACGGGGTCGATAGTCTCGACCCGGAATTAGCCCCAGTGGCTACGCGGGAAATGGCGGAGCTGATTCAAGACCTTATTCCCCTAGATACCTGTCGGCGGTATAAGGTTCTTCCCATGGCTCGGCAGGATACCGACCCACCCAGCATCCTAGTGGTGATGGTCAACCCCGATGACCTGGCGGCCCAGGATGAACTCCAGCGCATTCTGCGTTTCAAAGGTCTGGAGCTACGGCGTTTGGTGATCACCCAGGAAGATTTTGAACAACTCCTGGAGCAGTATTATGGCATTCAGCAAGAACTCGAGCAGGTTCGCGAAAAACAAGCGAAGGACAAGGAATTAGATAAATTAGCCGACATTACCGATATTGTTGGCTCCCTGGACATGAATTTAGGGGAGGTGCGGGATGAAGATGCCGATTCCCTGGACTCTAAGGACGCGAACCAAGCTCCAGTCATTAATTTGGTCAATAAAGTAATGGCCAAGGCCCTCCAGGAAGGGGCCTCGGATATTCATATTGAACCCCAGGAAGAAACCCTCCGCATTCGCTTCCGCAAGGATGGCGTTTTGCACCAGGCCTTTGATCCCCTACCCCGCAAGGTGACCCCCGCAGTAGTTGCTCGTTTCAAGATCATGGCAGATTTGGACATTGCGGAGCGACGGGCCCCCCAAGATGGCAAAATTCGACGCATCTACCAGGGCCGGAAGGTCGATTTTCGAGTTAACACCATCCCAAGTCGCTACGGGGAAAAGGTTTGTCTGCGGATTCTGGACAATACAGCCACCCAATTGGGTCTCGATAAACTGATTACCAATGAAGAAACGCTAAATACCGTGCGAGAACTAGCCAGTCGTCCCTACGGCTTAATTTTGGTGACAGGGCCAACGGGGTCAGGAAAATCCACCAGTTTGTACTCTGTCCTGGCGGAGCGCAATAGCCCTGAAGTCAATATCAATACGGCAGAGGATCCCATTGAGTACTCCTTACCTGGTATTACCCAGGTACAAGTCATTCGGGAAAAGGGAATGGACTTTGCCAATATCCTGCGGGCCTTTATGCGTCAGGATCCCGATGTGATTCTAGTCGGGGAAACCCGCGATAAGGAAACGGCCAAAACCGCTATCGAGGCGGCCTTGACTGGTCACTTAGTATTGACAACCCTTCATACCAATGATGCGGCCGGGGCCATTGCCCGCCTAGATGAAATGGGGGTGGAACCCTTCATGGTGTCCGGGGCTCTGCTGGGAGTCTTGGCCCAGCGCTTGATGCGGCGGGTCTGTACCGAATGCCGGATTCCCTATAATCCCGGCCGTGAAGAACTTTCGCGCTTTGGCTTCTCTATTTCTGGAGATGAATCCATTACCTTCTACCAGGCCAATAGCCTCAGTCCTGATGAAATTCATGAGGCCCGCAAAACAGGGACGCTTTGTCCTAAATGCAATGGCAGTGGCTACAAAGGCCGAGTTGGTGTGTACGAAGTGATGCGGAACTCGGAACGCATTGCCAGCCTGATTAATGAAGGTGCCACCACCGACCGGATTAAGGATTGTGCCGTGGAGGAAGGGATGGTTACGCTTTTAGCCTACAGCTTAAATCTGGTACAGGAAGGCTATACGACCCTTGAAGAAGTAGAGCGCGTCACCTTCACCGATACCGGACTAGAGTCGGAATTACGAGCCAAGCGCAAGAGCGCCCTCACCTGCCGGACTTGTCAAGCGGAACTACAGCAAGAATGGCTCGATTGTCCCTACTGTATGACTCCCCGCTTTACTTAA